In Bacillus cereus ATCC 14579, a single window of DNA contains:
- the yhaM gene encoding 3'-5' exoribonuclease YhaM encodes MKKKIAEYEVGEQVDIFLLIKTATKGIASNGKPFLTVILQDPSGDIEAKLWDVSPEVEKQYVAETIVKVAGDILNYKGRIQLRVKQIRVANENEVTDISDFVEKAPVKKEDMVEKITQYIFEMRNPNIQRLTRHLLNKHQNEFLDYPAATKNHHEFVSGLAYHVVSMLDLAKAISNLYPSLDKDLLYAGVILHDLGKVIELSGPISTTYTLEGNLLGHISIMVNEIGKAADELQIDAEEVLILQHIVLSHHGKAEWGSPKPPLVKEAEILHYIDNLDAKMNMMDRALGRTKPGEYTERVFALDNRSFYKPSFHN; translated from the coding sequence ATGAAAAAGAAAATTGCAGAGTATGAAGTTGGTGAACAAGTCGATATTTTCTTGTTAATTAAAACAGCGACAAAAGGTATCGCAAGCAATGGAAAGCCATTTTTAACAGTAATCTTACAAGATCCAAGTGGAGATATTGAAGCAAAATTGTGGGACGTATCACCAGAAGTTGAGAAACAATATGTAGCGGAAACAATCGTGAAAGTAGCTGGAGATATTTTAAACTACAAAGGACGTATTCAATTACGTGTGAAACAAATCCGTGTTGCGAATGAAAATGAAGTAACAGACATCTCAGACTTCGTAGAAAAAGCACCAGTGAAAAAAGAAGATATGGTTGAGAAAATTACGCAATACATATTTGAAATGAGAAACCCGAACATTCAACGTCTAACAAGACATTTATTAAATAAGCATCAAAACGAATTTTTAGACTATCCAGCAGCGACAAAGAACCATCACGAGTTCGTATCTGGACTAGCTTATCACGTCGTATCGATGCTTGATTTAGCGAAAGCTATCTCAAATCTATACCCATCGTTAGATAAAGACTTACTATATGCAGGCGTTATTTTACATGACCTTGGTAAAGTAATCGAATTATCTGGCCCAATTTCTACAACGTATACGTTAGAAGGAAATTTACTAGGTCACATTTCTATTATGGTGAACGAAATTGGTAAAGCGGCAGACGAATTGCAAATCGATGCAGAAGAAGTATTAATTCTTCAACACATCGTCCTTTCTCACCACGGAAAAGCAGAATGGGGTAGTCCAAAACCACCATTAGTAAAAGAAGCAGAAATTCTGCATTACATCGATAACTTAGATGCAAAAATGAACATGATGGACCGCGCATTAGGACGCACAAAACCAGGCGAATATACAGAGCGTGTCTTTGCTCTTGATAATCGTTCGTTCTATAAACCGTCGTTCCATAATTAA
- a CDS encoding DUF1904 family protein: MPHIVFRGITTEQLKHISKPLVEELAEICECGTDNFTLELPSSTFVFNGEEIEAFPLIEVKWFERGQEIRNRFAKAITTYVMDFGLPEVEVVFTVFTESAYYINGKHCAS; encoded by the coding sequence ATGCCGCATATTGTGTTTCGTGGAATTACTACTGAACAATTAAAACACATAAGCAAGCCATTAGTAGAAGAGCTCGCAGAGATTTGTGAGTGTGGTACGGATAATTTTACGTTGGAACTACCAAGTTCTACGTTTGTATTCAATGGAGAAGAAATAGAAGCATTTCCTCTTATTGAAGTGAAATGGTTCGAGCGTGGACAGGAAATTCGTAATCGATTTGCCAAGGCCATTACTACATATGTAATGGATTTTGGACTTCCAGAAGTAGAGGTTGTATTTACGGTTTTCACAGAATCAGCGTATTATATTAACGGGAAGCATTGTGCAAGTTAG
- a CDS encoding LysE family translocator yields MENYMLFILTALLIIMMPGPGFALVTKNTISHGRNGGIKTVLGTVSGMMIHTIMATLGLSAILMKFAMLFTLIKYAGAFYLIYLAVKSIKSAFSKKEDMSSSVEINFKDIGTVKSFRQGFTTAILNPKTAVFFLSFLPQFIVSNQSHFFQFLLLGFTFTTLTAIWYLLYISLIRQLRTFLRKEKVNRTIEGITGTVLLVFGVRLFFQK; encoded by the coding sequence ATGGAAAACTATATGCTATTTATCCTTACAGCACTCCTTATTATAATGATGCCTGGTCCCGGTTTTGCTTTAGTTACAAAAAACACTATCTCTCATGGTAGAAATGGTGGGATAAAGACCGTCTTAGGAACGGTATCTGGAATGATGATTCATACAATAATGGCTACACTAGGACTCTCTGCTATCTTAATGAAATTTGCTATGCTATTTACATTAATAAAATATGCTGGGGCATTTTATTTAATTTATTTAGCTGTAAAGTCAATTAAAAGTGCCTTTTCTAAAAAAGAAGATATGTCAAGTTCAGTGGAAATAAACTTTAAGGATATTGGAACGGTTAAAAGTTTTAGACAAGGATTTACCACGGCAATCTTAAACCCAAAAACGGCTGTATTTTTCCTTAGTTTTCTACCCCAATTTATTGTGAGTAATCAAAGTCATTTCTTCCAATTTCTTTTGTTGGGATTCACATTTACGACTTTGACAGCAATATGGTATTTACTTTATATCTCTCTAATACGTCAATTAAGAACTTTTTTAAGAAAAGAAAAGGTGAACCGTACAATAGAGGGTATTACTGGCACAGTATTATTAGTATTTGGAGTTAGGCTATTTTTCCAAAAATAA
- a CDS encoding ring-cleaving dioxygenase, whose product MYEIKGHHHISMVTKNANENNHFYKNVLGLRRVKMTVNQDDPSMYHLFYGDKTGSPGTELSFFEIPLVGRTYRGTNAITRIGLLVPSEDSLHYWKERFEKFDVKHSEMTTYANRPALQFEDAEGLRLVLLVSNGEKVEHWETWEKSEVPAKHQIQGMGSVELTVRRLDKMASTLTEIFGYTEVSRNDQEAIFQSIKGEAFGEIVVKYLDGPTEKPGRGSIHHLAIRVKNDAELAYWEEQVKQRGFHSSGIIDRFYFKSLYFRESNGILFEIATDGPGFTVDGDVEHLGEKLDLPPFLEDQRAEIEANLAPIEEK is encoded by the coding sequence ATGTATGAAATTAAAGGGCATCATCACATTTCAATGGTTACGAAAAATGCAAATGAAAATAATCACTTTTATAAAAACGTGCTTGGCTTACGTCGTGTGAAAATGACAGTAAACCAAGATGATCCGTCAATGTACCACTTATTTTATGGAGATAAAACAGGAAGTCCAGGTACGGAATTATCATTTTTTGAAATTCCATTAGTAGGAAGAACATATCGCGGTACGAATGCGATTACTCGAATTGGATTACTTGTTCCTTCAGAGGATAGCTTGCATTACTGGAAAGAACGCTTTGAAAAATTTGATGTGAAACATAGTGAAATGACAACATATGCAAATCGTCCTGCTTTGCAATTTGAGGATGCTGAAGGTCTTCGCTTAGTACTACTCGTTTCAAACGGGGAAAAAGTGGAGCACTGGGAAACTTGGGAGAAATCAGAAGTTCCTGCAAAGCATCAAATTCAAGGAATGGGTTCTGTAGAACTGACAGTGCGTAGACTTGATAAAATGGCGAGTACACTTACAGAGATATTCGGTTATACAGAGGTTAGCCGAAATGATCAAGAAGCAATTTTCCAGTCCATTAAAGGAGAGGCTTTTGGAGAAATCGTTGTGAAATATTTAGATGGTCCTACTGAAAAGCCGGGCCGAGGCAGCATTCACCATTTAGCAATTCGCGTGAAAAACGATGCAGAGCTTGCTTATTGGGAAGAACAGGTGAAACAAAGAGGCTTCCATTCTTCAGGAATCATCGACCGTTTCTATTTTAAAAGCTTATATTTCCGCGAATCAAACGGAATCCTATTTGAAATTGCAACAGATGGCCCAGGATTTACAGTTGATGGAGATGTGGAACATTTAGGAGAAAAACTTGATTTACCACCGTTCTTAGAAGATCAGCGTGCAGAAATTGAAGCGAATTTAGCACCGATTGAAGAGAAGTAA
- a CDS encoding ring-cleaving dioxygenase, with translation MNQLKGIHHVTAITSSAEKNYEFFTHVLGMRLVKKTVNQDDIQTYHLFFADDKGSAGTDMTFFDFPGVPKGVHGTNEISKTSFRVPTDAALAYWVKRFDRLEVEHTGIKEQFGKKTLSFVDFDDQHYQLISDELDKGIESGTPWQNGPVPLEYAITGLGPVFIRIANFSFFKEVLEKVLLFKEIAQEGEFYLFEVNKGGNGASVIVEHNTVLPEAQQGFGTVHHAAFRVEDRAVLEEWIERISSVGLPSSGYVNRHFFESLYARVAPQILFEFATDGPGFMGDESYETLGEKLSLPPFLEPKREEIEKLVRPIDTVRSTKEFIKE, from the coding sequence ATGAACCAATTAAAAGGAATTCACCACGTTACAGCGATTACAAGTAGTGCAGAAAAAAACTATGAGTTTTTCACTCACGTTTTAGGAATGCGTTTAGTTAAAAAAACAGTAAACCAAGATGACATTCAAACATATCATTTATTCTTTGCAGATGATAAAGGTAGTGCCGGAACAGATATGACATTTTTTGATTTCCCGGGTGTTCCGAAAGGAGTACACGGTACAAATGAAATTTCAAAAACTTCATTCCGTGTTCCAACTGATGCAGCGTTAGCATATTGGGTAAAACGTTTTGACCGTCTTGAAGTAGAACATACAGGAATTAAAGAGCAATTTGGTAAGAAAACTCTTTCTTTCGTTGACTTTGATGATCAACACTATCAATTAATCTCAGATGAACTTGATAAAGGAATCGAATCAGGTACACCATGGCAAAACGGGCCAGTACCATTAGAATACGCAATTACTGGTTTAGGACCTGTATTCATTCGTATCGCAAACTTTAGCTTCTTTAAAGAAGTGTTAGAAAAAGTTTTATTATTTAAAGAGATTGCGCAAGAAGGAGAATTCTATTTATTTGAAGTGAACAAAGGCGGAAACGGTGCCTCTGTCATCGTAGAACATAATACAGTTCTTCCTGAAGCACAACAAGGTTTTGGTACAGTGCACCATGCTGCATTCCGCGTAGAAGATCGCGCTGTATTAGAAGAATGGATTGAGAGAATCAGTAGCGTAGGACTTCCTTCATCTGGCTATGTAAACCGTCACTTCTTTGAATCATTATACGCAAGAGTTGCACCACAAATCTTATTTGAATTTGCAACAGACGGCCCAGGATTTATGGGAGATGAGTCATACGAAACACTTGGCGAAAAATTATCTTTACCTCCATTCCTAGAGCCAAAACGTGAAGAAATTGAAAAATTAGTTCGTCCAATTGATACAGTGAGAAGTACGAAGGAATTTATTAAAGAGTAA
- a CDS encoding tetratricopeptide repeat protein: MITSTTNEKLTQLLNEWYLEIRSRRISNAERLKQEIDFKFTKLKKETGEGLQDQNLLLYYYLLEFRYNYLIDNLGLSQESFNKIDSFDQPTDNFLTYYYHFFKAIHASELGNFHLAKEHYEKAESFLKYVPDQLEKAEFYYKLATFHYDTQQALVSIKHATKVKDMYLNHDGYELNVAFCDNILGLACMNLKEWELAEEHFTAAMDQFQKIGEEKFIIMVRHNLGWMYSTQNLSALAIRYLTEVVEKSPQHYKALYVKAKEHYKLKEHEIANKLIEKGLKICRDSKIEGYQHHYEILNALNQGVKAEELEDIILRGITYFEREELYDYTQEYQEKLAVKFYEENLWEEASKYFYFSKKAREKLFDKGALK; the protein is encoded by the coding sequence ATGATTACATCTACTACAAACGAAAAACTGACGCAGCTATTGAATGAATGGTATCTAGAGATTAGATCTAGACGTATAAGTAATGCAGAACGTCTAAAACAAGAAATTGATTTTAAATTTACTAAACTAAAAAAAGAGACTGGAGAAGGTTTGCAGGACCAAAATCTATTACTTTATTATTATTTGCTAGAATTTCGATATAACTATTTAATAGATAATCTAGGCTTATCTCAAGAGAGTTTTAACAAGATAGATTCGTTTGATCAACCAACAGATAATTTTTTAACTTATTATTATCACTTTTTTAAAGCAATACATGCTAGTGAGTTAGGAAATTTTCATCTCGCTAAAGAACATTACGAAAAGGCTGAAAGTTTTTTGAAGTATGTTCCTGATCAATTAGAAAAGGCTGAATTTTATTATAAGTTAGCTACATTTCATTATGATACACAACAAGCTTTGGTATCTATTAAACATGCAACGAAGGTAAAGGATATGTATTTAAATCATGATGGATATGAATTAAATGTAGCTTTTTGTGATAATATTTTAGGCTTAGCCTGTATGAACTTAAAGGAATGGGAATTAGCTGAAGAGCATTTCACAGCTGCTATGGATCAATTCCAAAAAATTGGTGAAGAAAAATTTATTATTATGGTTCGTCATAATTTAGGATGGATGTATTCTACGCAAAATTTATCTGCATTGGCAATTCGTTATCTTACTGAAGTAGTAGAAAAATCTCCCCAACATTATAAAGCTCTTTATGTAAAAGCAAAAGAGCATTACAAGTTAAAAGAGCATGAGATTGCAAATAAGCTTATAGAAAAAGGATTGAAGATTTGTAGAGATTCGAAAATTGAAGGATATCAACACCATTATGAAATTTTAAATGCATTAAATCAAGGTGTAAAAGCGGAAGAATTAGAGGACATTATTCTTAGAGGAATTACGTATTTTGAAAGAGAAGAGTTATATGATTATACTCAGGAGTATCAGGAAAAGTTAGCAGTAAAATTTTATGAAGAAAACCTTTGGGAAGAGGCAAGTAAGTATTTTTATTTTAGTAAAAAAGCAAGAGAAAAACTTTTTGATAAGGGGGCTTTAAAATGA
- a CDS encoding alpha/beta fold hydrolase has protein sequence MLKRFKFYLISGIVLILLIVCNFVDKPIAKVGEVKDTVMMKLNTKESMAQIDGQTIYFKQIGEGKPPLLMLHGFGGSSDGFSDIYPELARDHTIIAVDILGFGRSSKPVDFQYSFPAQVNLYYKLMKKLGYNQFAVLGHSMGGEMSLNLAYLYPDAVTHLILADATGIESFQQKESYEVPPLSTDLQTVTEITKYNKNEVKNSRDDKEHYDQLTKMRERRIAMEADKIKVPTLIIWGRHDKSVSWKNGELYHGLFANSTFHIIEKGYHAPFRQEPIEFMEYVQAFFAKHPQ, from the coding sequence ATGTTGAAACGGTTTAAGTTTTATTTGATTAGCGGTATTGTGCTTATTTTGCTTATCGTATGTAACTTCGTTGATAAGCCGATTGCGAAGGTTGGAGAAGTGAAAGATACTGTTATGATGAAGCTGAATACGAAAGAGAGTATGGCGCAAATTGATGGACAGACGATTTATTTTAAACAAATTGGTGAGGGAAAACCTCCTTTACTTATGTTGCATGGGTTTGGTGGTTCTTCTGATGGGTTTAGTGATATTTATCCGGAACTAGCGCGAGACCATACGATTATTGCGGTTGATATTTTAGGGTTTGGGCGTTCTTCTAAGCCAGTTGATTTTCAGTATTCGTTTCCTGCGCAAGTGAATTTATATTATAAGTTAATGAAGAAGCTCGGATACAATCAGTTTGCAGTGCTCGGCCATTCAATGGGCGGAGAGATGTCCCTTAATTTAGCGTATTTATATCCGGATGCAGTGACGCATCTCATCTTGGCGGATGCTACAGGGATAGAGTCTTTCCAACAAAAAGAAAGTTATGAAGTACCACCGCTATCGACGGACTTACAAACTGTAACTGAGATTACGAAGTATAATAAAAATGAAGTAAAAAATAGTCGTGATGATAAAGAGCATTATGATCAGCTTACGAAAATGAGAGAGCGCCGCATTGCGATGGAAGCTGATAAAATTAAGGTACCGACTTTAATTATATGGGGACGACATGATAAAAGTGTTTCTTGGAAAAATGGTGAACTGTATCATGGGCTATTTGCAAATAGTACGTTTCATATTATTGAAAAAGGATACCACGCACCGTTTCGTCAGGAACCAATTGAGTTTATGGAATATGTACAAGCATTTTTCGCGAAGCATCCACAATAA
- a CDS encoding sporulation YhaL family protein, protein METLPWWVYLVIVGIVLSGYMVLYTSKKEQDMDNEFIEKEGEVYMKRLEEEREKRNQDSDKDSVLL, encoded by the coding sequence TTGGAAACTTTACCATGGTGGGTTTATCTTGTAATTGTCGGGATTGTACTAAGTGGCTACATGGTTTTATATACTTCGAAAAAAGAGCAAGATATGGATAATGAGTTTATCGAAAAAGAAGGCGAAGTGTATATGAAGCGCTTAGAAGAAGAGCGCGAGAAACGTAATCAGGATAGTGATAAAGATTCGGTATTGCTTTAA
- a CDS encoding DUF2935 domain-containing protein, which yields MHRDETSLHPDTGVTSVMFVERSLNEIRFWSRIMKEHSFFLRLGFRCEDTQLIEEANQFYRLFEHIEQIAHSYTNETDPEQIKRFNAEVQQAATNIWGFKRKILGLILTCKLPGQNNFPLLVDHTSREADYFRKRLIQLNEGKLDALPDAIIKENVFFLRIMADHAKFIGHLLDPSERKLVDTARNFSNDFDELMYQAIDLESMKPQSQTAPLLDQFLDQNRVSVASLRDFKKTARDLIEQCKIKSIIHPLLADHVFREADRFLEIIDMYDVHLTNIQSQPRY from the coding sequence ATGCATAGGGATGAAACTTCATTACATCCTGATACAGGCGTTACGTCTGTAATGTTTGTTGAGCGTTCATTAAATGAAATTCGTTTTTGGTCTAGAATCATGAAGGAGCATTCTTTTTTTCTTCGATTGGGATTTAGATGTGAGGATACTCAATTAATTGAAGAGGCGAATCAATTTTATCGGTTGTTTGAACATATTGAACAAATAGCGCATTCCTATACAAATGAAACAGATCCTGAGCAAATCAAAAGGTTTAATGCAGAAGTACAACAAGCCGCAACTAATATTTGGGGATTTAAACGAAAAATTTTAGGATTAATTCTCACATGTAAATTGCCAGGACAAAATAACTTTCCACTTTTAGTTGACCATACAAGTAGGGAAGCTGATTATTTTAGAAAACGTTTAATACAATTAAATGAAGGTAAATTAGATGCCCTTCCTGATGCTATTATTAAAGAAAATGTTTTCTTTTTACGGATTATGGCAGACCATGCTAAATTTATTGGCCATCTTCTTGATCCGTCGGAAAGAAAGCTTGTAGATACAGCACGAAATTTTAGCAATGATTTTGATGAATTGATGTATCAAGCAATTGACTTAGAATCTATGAAACCACAATCCCAAACAGCTCCTCTTTTAGATCAATTTTTAGATCAAAATCGCGTGTCAGTTGCATCTCTTCGGGATTTTAAGAAAACAGCACGTGATTTAATTGAGCAATGTAAAATAAAGAGTATCATTCATCCATTATTAGCAGACCATGTTTTCCGTGAAGCTGATAGATTTCTTGAAATCATTGATATGTATGATGTTCATCTTACAAATATTCAATCACAACCTAGATATTAG
- a CDS encoding DUF7018 domain-containing (lipo)protein, with product MKAKKLVSLALPVMLLSGCITIETDGKKANEPKKEETQQVEKENKASEKESKSTDSKKEDSLSVAKGEGTNSSSSSSQPSSSSNNSTSSPGKVTGSDVERYKADIINSATQIEDTMKLIEGIADSDVKSYKQKKSEVQLSLGGAKATTKKLKNLQAPPELQGEQAKIKQSMELYADCFQLLFDALDQEDESKMHQSVSKAQEGSNLFEEAAKSIGSKTN from the coding sequence ATGAAGGCAAAGAAATTAGTAAGTTTAGCATTACCAGTTATGTTATTGAGCGGTTGTATTACAATTGAAACGGATGGTAAGAAAGCTAATGAACCAAAGAAAGAAGAAACACAACAGGTAGAGAAAGAAAATAAGGCTTCTGAAAAAGAGAGTAAGTCAACTGATAGCAAGAAAGAGGATAGCTTATCTGTAGCGAAAGGTGAAGGTACAAACAGTAGTTCATCAAGTAGTCAACCAAGTTCTTCTTCAAATAATTCAACTTCTTCACCTGGTAAGGTAACTGGTTCAGATGTTGAAAGGTACAAGGCAGATATCATAAATAGTGCTACTCAAATTGAAGATACAATGAAATTAATTGAAGGAATAGCAGATTCAGACGTAAAATCATACAAACAAAAGAAAAGTGAAGTACAACTAAGTTTAGGTGGAGCAAAGGCAACAACGAAGAAACTGAAGAATTTACAAGCGCCCCCTGAGTTACAGGGAGAACAGGCGAAGATAAAGCAATCGATGGAACTGTATGCGGATTGTTTTCAACTTCTCTTTGATGCATTGGACCAAGAAGACGAAAGTAAAATGCATCAATCAGTAAGTAAAGCACAAGAAGGTTCGAATCTGTTTGAAGAGGCAGCGAAGAGTATCGGTAGTAAAACTAACTAA
- a CDS encoding oxalate decarboxylase family bicupin, whose amino-acid sequence MKKRTVNEAGRNVPQPIRSDGAGAIDSGPRNVMRDIQNPNMLVPPITDAGLVPNLKFSFSDTSMILKQGGWSREITARELPVSTTIAGVNMSLTAGGVRELHWHKEAEWAYMLLGRARITAVDQNGRNFIADVGPGDLWYFPPGIPHSIQGLEHCEFLLVFDDGHFSDLSTLAISDWFAHTPKEVLSANFGVPESVFRSLPSDQVYIYQGEVPGSLESQEVQSPKGEVPLTFKHELLKQKPVKTPGGSVRIVDSTNFPISKTIAAALVEVEPGGMRELHWHPNNDEWQYYLTGEARMTVFLGNGTARTFDYRAGDVGYVPFATGHYIQNTGTETLWFLEMFRSNRFEDVSLNQWMALTPKEIVESNIHVGPQVMDSLRKEKWPVVKYPGFSYSPKSDE is encoded by the coding sequence ATGAAGAAACGTACTGTTAATGAAGCAGGAAGGAATGTGCCACAACCAATCCGCAGCGACGGAGCAGGTGCGATTGATTCTGGACCTCGTAATGTTATGCGGGATATTCAAAATCCGAATATGCTTGTTCCGCCTATAACGGATGCAGGGTTAGTTCCTAACTTGAAGTTTTCATTCTCGGACACTTCTATGATTTTGAAACAAGGCGGGTGGTCTCGGGAGATTACTGCTCGGGAACTACCGGTTTCGACGACGATTGCCGGAGTAAATATGAGTTTAACGGCAGGTGGAGTACGAGAACTACATTGGCATAAAGAAGCAGAATGGGCGTATATGCTTTTAGGACGGGCACGCATAACGGCTGTAGATCAAAATGGACGGAATTTTATTGCTGATGTTGGACCAGGTGATCTTTGGTATTTTCCTCCTGGTATTCCGCATTCCATTCAAGGATTGGAACATTGTGAATTTCTACTCGTTTTTGATGATGGGCATTTTTCTGATTTATCTACTTTAGCTATTTCTGATTGGTTTGCGCATACGCCAAAAGAAGTGTTGTCGGCTAATTTTGGAGTACCTGAGAGTGTTTTTCGTTCTCTCCCTTCAGATCAAGTTTATATTTATCAAGGAGAGGTGCCAGGTTCGCTTGAAAGTCAGGAAGTTCAATCACCGAAAGGAGAAGTTCCTTTAACATTTAAACATGAATTGTTAAAACAAAAGCCGGTTAAGACGCCTGGTGGTAGCGTTCGAATTGTAGATTCTACAAATTTCCCTATTTCAAAAACAATCGCAGCAGCGCTTGTTGAGGTTGAGCCTGGTGGAATGAGAGAACTTCATTGGCACCCGAATAATGATGAATGGCAATATTATTTGACAGGGGAAGCGAGAATGACTGTGTTTCTTGGAAATGGTACCGCTCGTACATTTGATTATAGAGCTGGCGATGTCGGATATGTACCGTTTGCGACGGGGCATTATATTCAAAATACAGGTACCGAAACATTATGGTTTTTAGAGATGTTCAGAAGCAATCGTTTTGAAGATGTATCGTTAAATCAATGGATGGCACTGACTCCTAAAGAAATAGTGGAGAGTAATATACATGTTGGCCCGCAAGTAATGGATTCTCTGCGTAAGGAGAAGTGGCCTGTTGTGAAATATCCGGGGTTTTCATATAGTCCGAAAAGTGATGAGTAA
- a CDS encoding helix-turn-helix domain-containing protein: protein MIFSERLKEEREKRNWSQNDLAEKLHVSRQSVSKWETGKNYPSIEIIIHLSDLFGITIDELLRSDEELTQKIIEDSKQLAYPKWKVFFDSLFMIGVFLFIAKIVVWMLNKFAGASITIVADAPYVMNLLPLVFMIIGGIGSDKLKKIYK, encoded by the coding sequence ATGATTTTTAGTGAGCGTTTAAAAGAAGAAAGGGAAAAAAGAAATTGGTCGCAAAATGATTTGGCTGAAAAACTTCATGTGAGCAGGCAATCTGTTTCGAAATGGGAGACGGGAAAGAACTATCCGAGCATTGAAATTATTATTCATTTAAGTGATCTGTTCGGTATTACAATTGATGAACTGCTAAGGAGTGATGAAGAATTGACGCAGAAAATAATTGAAGATAGTAAGCAATTGGCGTATCCAAAATGGAAGGTGTTTTTTGATAGTCTATTTATGATAGGAGTATTTTTGTTTATTGCAAAAATCGTTGTATGGATGCTAAATAAGTTTGCTGGAGCAAGTATTACAATTGTAGCAGATGCGCCATATGTAATGAATCTTTTGCCCCTTGTATTCATGATTATAGGTGGTATAGGTTCCGATAAGTTGAAGAAAATATATAAATAG
- the glpP gene encoding glycerol uptake operon antiterminator GlpP produces the protein MEFHEQKILPAVRQIKDLEKLLHSSYEYIVILDIHVGQLKSVISLAKQYCKKVFLHVDLIHGLQSDGHATEYLCQEFRPYGLLSTKASVIMKAKQKGVVAIQRIFLIDSSAMEKSCNLLDKTKPDYIEVLPGALTDVIAEVKERTGVPILAGGFIRTVEDVERALNAGATAITTSKRELWKHYQKK, from the coding sequence ATGGAATTTCATGAACAGAAGATTTTGCCGGCAGTGAGGCAAATTAAAGATTTGGAAAAGCTATTACATAGTTCGTATGAATATATTGTTATTTTAGATATTCATGTCGGCCAATTGAAGAGTGTTATATCGCTTGCGAAGCAATATTGTAAAAAGGTGTTTTTACATGTGGATTTAATTCATGGTTTGCAGAGTGACGGGCATGCGACGGAATATTTATGTCAGGAGTTTAGACCGTACGGGTTACTTTCAACAAAGGCGAGCGTTATTATGAAGGCGAAGCAAAAAGGTGTTGTGGCAATACAACGCATCTTTTTAATCGATTCGAGTGCGATGGAGAAGAGCTGCAATCTTTTAGATAAGACGAAACCGGATTATATTGAGGTACTTCCTGGAGCATTAACGGACGTTATCGCTGAAGTGAAAGAGCGTACTGGTGTACCGATTTTAGCAGGTGGTTTTATTCGTACTGTAGAAGATGTGGAAAGAGCATTAAACGCTGGTGCGACAGCAATTACGACATCAAAACGTGAACTATGGAAACATTACCAAAAAAAGTGA